The following proteins come from a genomic window of Pseudomonas cichorii:
- the zipA gene encoding cell division protein ZipA, with the protein MEIGLREWLIVIGIIVIAGILFDGWRRMRGGKGKLKFRLDRSFSNLPDDDETTSAELLGPSRVLDNHKEPQLDEQDLPSLSATPRESKRSEKKRKDEPQQGDLNLDMDGPSLFTDRNDDFPDDKPAQRITEDKDLPPVEEVLVISVICRDESGFKGPALLQNILESGLRFGEMDIFHRHESMAGNGEVLFSMANAVKPGVFDLDDIDHFSTRAVSFFLGLPGPRHPKQAFDVMVAAARKLAHELNGELKDDQRSVMTAQTIEHYRQRIVEFERRALTQRR; encoded by the coding sequence ATGGAAATCGGTCTGCGCGAGTGGCTGATCGTCATCGGCATAATTGTCATTGCCGGTATTCTCTTCGACGGCTGGCGCCGTATGCGCGGCGGCAAGGGGAAACTGAAATTCAGGCTCGACCGCAGCTTTTCCAATCTGCCGGACGACGATGAAACCACGTCCGCTGAATTGCTCGGTCCATCCCGTGTGCTGGATAACCACAAGGAGCCTCAGCTGGACGAGCAGGACCTGCCGTCGTTGAGCGCGACCCCGCGTGAGAGCAAGCGCAGCGAAAAGAAACGCAAGGACGAGCCGCAGCAGGGTGACCTGAACCTGGACATGGACGGTCCGAGCCTGTTCACCGACCGCAACGACGACTTCCCGGACGACAAGCCTGCCCAGCGCATCACCGAAGACAAAGACCTGCCGCCAGTCGAAGAAGTGCTGGTCATCAGCGTGATCTGCCGTGACGAAAGCGGTTTCAAAGGGCCTGCATTGCTGCAGAACATCCTGGAAAGCGGCCTGCGTTTCGGCGAAATGGACATCTTCCACCGTCATGAAAGCATGGCCGGCAATGGCGAAGTCCTGTTCTCCATGGCCAACGCCGTGAAGCCTGGCGTGTTCGACCTGGACGACATCGACCATTTCAGCACCCGTGCCGTCAGCTTCTTCCTGGGCTTACCGGGGCCGCGTCATCCCAAGCAGGCCTTCGACGTCATGGTGGCCGCAGCCCGCAAGCTGGCCCATGAACTCAACGGCGAACTGAAAGACGACCAGCGCAGCGTCATGACCGCTCAAACGATCGAGCATTATCGCCAGCGGATTGTCGAATTCGAGCGTCGTGCATTAACCCAGCGCCGTTGA